The following are encoded in a window of Leptotrichia trevisanii DSM 22070 genomic DNA:
- a CDS encoding tyrosine-type recombinase/integrase, producing MPVYYNADRKTWYAMFYAKDYKGVNKKYKKTGFKKKKEAQEYEYEFKKKIAKSMNMTFQSLYELYFEDYSKRHKPTAVNTVETFFRLHILPFFSEIEVNKITPFMIREWQNEMLEKEHGNGQLFSENSKSNIYAALKSMFNWATKYQDLNENPCKNIGAFGSKKNRSEMKIWSINDFEKFIEVLELENKEKNDKYSDFIIVFKILFWTGLRIGEVLALLENDINLNEKFIDVNKTLSHISKKDYITTPKTFGSIRKVLLPETLISDLQLYFFETLKINRNKKNIKNNRIFNLKSSQLRYVLEKYSLQANLPKIRLHDFRHSHASYLLFIQADITAISKRLGHDNLQTTINTYSHLYEDANAQLMEKLNK from the coding sequence GTGCCGGTTTATTATAATGCGGATAGAAAGACTTGGTATGCGATGTTTTATGCTAAAGACTATAAAGGTGTGAATAAAAAGTACAAAAAGACAGGGTTTAAGAAGAAAAAAGAGGCTCAAGAATACGAATATGAATTTAAGAAAAAAATTGCTAAGTCCATGAATATGACGTTTCAATCGCTGTATGAGCTTTATTTTGAGGATTATAGTAAAAGACATAAGCCTACTGCGGTTAATACTGTAGAAACGTTTTTTCGTTTGCATATTTTACCGTTTTTTAGTGAAATTGAAGTGAATAAAATTACTCCTTTTATGATTCGGGAATGGCAAAATGAGATGCTGGAAAAGGAACACGGAAATGGGCAACTGTTTAGCGAAAATTCTAAGTCCAATATTTATGCGGCATTAAAAAGCATGTTTAACTGGGCTACGAAATATCAAGACTTAAATGAAAATCCATGTAAAAATATAGGGGCTTTTGGGAGCAAGAAAAATCGTTCGGAAATGAAAATATGGTCTATTAATGATTTTGAAAAGTTTATTGAAGTTTTAGAACTAGAAAATAAAGAGAAAAATGATAAATATTCTGATTTTATTATTGTTTTTAAAATTTTGTTTTGGACTGGGCTTAGGATTGGTGAAGTTTTGGCACTTTTGGAAAATGATATAAATTTGAATGAAAAATTTATTGATGTGAATAAGACTCTTTCACATATAAGTAAAAAGGACTATATCACTACTCCAAAGACTTTTGGTTCAATAAGAAAAGTTTTGTTGCCAGAAACTCTTATTTCAGATTTACAATTATATTTTTTTGAAACTTTAAAAATTAATCGAAATAAAAAAAATATAAAGAATAACAGAATTTTTAATTTAAAAAGTTCACAGCTTCGATATGTTTTAGAGAAATACAGTTTGCAAGCAAATTTACCCAAAATACGCCTTCACGACTTTAGGCATTCTCACGCTTCATATTTATTATTTATTCAAGCTGACATCACTGCTATCAGTAAACGGCTGGGACATGATAATTTGCAAACTACGATAAATACATATTCTCATTTGTATGAGGATGCGAATGCTCAGTTAATGGAAAAATTAAATAAATAG
- the murJ gene encoding murein biosynthesis integral membrane protein MurJ, with amino-acid sequence MFKSSFIVMIINMLSRILGLVREMIIGSVFGATGMTDAYFSATKIPNFFTTLFGEGSLGTVFIPIYNRGIEEQGKERTDEFVFSVLNLIVAFTSTMSILMIIFSRQILKITTKFTDSERFETANILLKIVAFYFLFIALSGVVSSLLNNYKKFAVAASMGIVFNLTIIIGTLFLKNKMGIYGLGIAYLLSGVFQLTMMLPQFFQIVRTYKFTFNLKDEYVVEMFKLMIPTLIGIFGYQINEIIDNRYATMLPKGTVSALNYASRLYLLPIGVFAISLSVVIFPTLSKAVIKNNMKTVRRVVHQGLYMLAFLIVPSSVILFGYAQEIVALIYKRGHFTTRSVVITSETLQFYAIGLLFFSTIHLLTRSHYVFKDRTLPVISSFTAIGINIILDELLYRQYLHVGLTFATSFAAMVNFLILYTSLAKRYVKLRTFKYLVILIVTFAISGFSFYISKMVKLNLLGRFDIAINLIVFAVIYLFIWFILISIFRKDLIEKMLKRVLNRG; translated from the coding sequence ATGTTTAAATCTAGTTTTATAGTAATGATAATAAATATGCTAAGCCGTATTCTAGGGCTTGTCCGTGAAATGATTATTGGAAGCGTATTTGGAGCAACAGGAATGACAGACGCATATTTCAGTGCCACAAAAATTCCCAACTTTTTTACAACGTTATTTGGAGAAGGATCGCTTGGTACAGTTTTCATTCCAATTTATAATCGTGGAATCGAAGAACAGGGGAAAGAGAGGACAGATGAATTTGTTTTTTCAGTATTAAACTTAATAGTTGCATTTACATCGACAATGTCAATCTTAATGATTATATTTTCAAGACAAATTTTAAAAATAACAACAAAGTTTACAGATTCAGAAAGGTTTGAAACAGCCAACATTCTTCTAAAAATAGTTGCTTTTTATTTTTTGTTTATTGCACTTTCTGGAGTAGTATCGTCATTATTGAATAATTATAAAAAGTTTGCAGTTGCAGCTTCAATGGGAATTGTGTTTAATTTGACAATTATAATTGGAACGCTTTTTTTGAAAAATAAAATGGGTATTTACGGCTTAGGAATTGCATATTTACTATCTGGTGTTTTCCAACTGACTATGATGTTACCACAATTTTTTCAGATAGTAAGAACATACAAATTTACTTTTAATTTAAAAGACGAGTATGTAGTAGAAATGTTCAAATTAATGATTCCAACACTAATTGGCATTTTTGGCTATCAAATAAACGAAATTATAGACAACCGTTATGCAACAATGTTACCAAAAGGAACTGTTAGTGCTTTAAATTATGCCAGCCGTCTATACTTGTTACCAATTGGAGTTTTTGCCATTTCATTATCAGTAGTAATATTTCCTACATTGTCAAAAGCTGTGATAAAAAACAATATGAAAACAGTACGAAGAGTAGTTCATCAAGGTTTATACATGTTAGCATTTTTAATAGTTCCATCTTCAGTTATATTATTCGGTTATGCACAAGAAATTGTAGCATTGATTTACAAAAGAGGACATTTTACAACAAGAAGTGTAGTTATAACATCCGAAACATTACAATTTTACGCAATTGGGCTATTATTTTTCTCAACAATACATCTTTTAACAAGAAGCCATTATGTATTTAAAGATAGAACTTTGCCTGTAATTTCTTCATTTACAGCAATTGGTATTAATATTATTTTAGATGAGTTATTATATAGACAGTACCTGCACGTTGGACTGACATTCGCAACATCATTTGCTGCAATGGTAAATTTCTTAATTTTATATACTTCGCTTGCAAAAAGATACGTAAAATTACGGACTTTTAAGTATCTCGTAATACTTATTGTTACATTTGCAATTTCAGGATTTTCTTTTTATATTTCCAAAATGGTAAAATTAAATTTGCTTGGAAGATTTGACATCGCAATAAATTTAATAGTATTTGCTGTGATTTACCTATTTATCTGGTTTATCTTAATTTCAATTTTTAGAAAAGATTTAATCGAAAAAATGCTAAAAAGAGTTTTGAACAGAGGTTAA
- a CDS encoding segregation and condensation protein A encodes MENTIQIKIENFEGPLDLLIHLIEKKKMDINAINISQIIDDYLNYIHVQKELNLKIKIEFLVMATELIEIKAYSVLNRDKKLEKIENLEKKIIEYQLFKEISELFSKNENEYNIPHTRTGTESIGAEITEYDISSLSLDNLFKSLKNLIASKLNDKNKLEEKMIINLEKDDYSAEDAHTEVSQIIQANKQVEFNHLLKNKFSKSRIVTLFLCILDMFKNGEIDIIVEENNFFIKSMKNKEI; translated from the coding sequence ATGGAAAATACAATACAAATAAAAATTGAAAATTTTGAGGGGCCTCTTGATTTACTTATTCATCTAATCGAAAAAAAGAAAATGGATATAAATGCAATAAATATTTCACAAATAATAGACGATTATTTGAACTATATTCATGTACAAAAGGAATTGAATCTAAAAATTAAAATCGAATTTCTGGTAATGGCAACGGAATTAATCGAAATTAAAGCCTATTCAGTGTTGAATAGGGATAAAAAACTTGAGAAAATAGAAAATTTGGAAAAAAAAATAATAGAATACCAGTTGTTCAAGGAGATTTCAGAATTATTTTCAAAGAATGAAAATGAATACAATATTCCTCACACAAGAACAGGAACAGAAAGTATCGGAGCGGAAATAACAGAATATGATATTTCCAGTCTAAGTCTAGATAATTTGTTTAAAAGTCTAAAAAATTTAATTGCTTCCAAATTAAATGATAAAAATAAACTTGAGGAAAAAATGATTATAAATTTGGAAAAAGATGATTATTCGGCTGAAGATGCTCATACCGAAGTTTCTCAAATTATCCAAGCTAATAAACAGGTAGAATTTAATCATCTGCTAAAAAACAAATTTTCCAAATCCAGAATAGTAACTTTGTTTCTCTGTATTTTAGATATGTTTAAGAACGGGGAAATTGATATCATCGTTGAAGAAAACAATTTTTTTATTAAATCTATGAAGAATAAGGAAATATAA